The proteins below come from a single Rosa rugosa chromosome 2, drRosRugo1.1, whole genome shotgun sequence genomic window:
- the LOC133731234 gene encoding cationic amino acid transporter 1-like — protein sequence MGAGIFVLTGEAARNLAGPAVVISYLISGLSALLSVLCYTEFAVELPVAGGSFAYLRVELGDFMAYIAAGNILFECIVAGALALIVRRYYVTGETSATDRNKLIGFLTLIIGASIASAGYWVLSNGGWIGYVVVDVIIWFDKYF from the coding sequence ATGGGGGCAGGAATTTTCGTGCTCACCGGTGAGGCGGCCAGGAATCTTGCTGGCCCTGCAGTTGTAATCTCTTACTTGATATCGGGACTTTCGGCATTGCTCTCAGTTTTGTGCTACACTGAGTTTGCtgtggagcttccggtggctgGAGGCTCATTTGCCTATCTTAGAGTGGAGCTTGGTGACTTCATGGCCTATATTGCTGCAGGGAACATTTTATTTGAGTGTATAGTAGCCGGTGCATTAGCACTGATTGTTAGGCGGTACTACGTTACGGGTGAAACATCAGCAACAGACAGAAACAAACTCATTGGTTTCTTGACACTAATCATAGGTGCATCAATTGCATCTGCTGGGTATTGGGTACTTAGCAACGGTGGCTGGATTGGTTACGTAGTtgttgatgtcataatttggttcgacaaatacttttga
- the LOC133728457 gene encoding putative F-box/LRR-repeat protein 23 isoform X1: protein MEESKKRRKVESESSSATAQGRRDLTELPDDVTAWILVLSNPKAIDILKEYQMVCKTWRRVCCNYSILWRTIDIDFRHKKGKLDSVLKMCRRAVDRSSGTLVVLTLQNFRTGTDKLLKYITNSCRGIKRLTLANCVKITDEGLREVASKLPLLEDLGISHGSVSQKTVEVIGKSCPLLKSLR, encoded by the exons ATGGAAGAGTCTAAGAAGAGAAGAAAGGTAGAGTCAGAGTCTTCCTCTGCAACGGCCCAGGGCCGCCGAGACTTAACGGAGCTCCCGGACGACGTTACGGCGTGGATACTAGTACTGTCAAATCCGAAAGCAATTGATATCCTAAAAGAGTATCAGATGGTCTGCAAGACGTGGCGTAGAGTTTGCTGCAACTACTCTATTCTGTGGCGCACCATCGACATAGATTTCCGTCACAAAAAGGGCAAGTTGGACTCGGTACTGAAGATGTGCCGCCGCGCCGTTGATCGTAGCTCAGGTACTTTGGTTGTTCTTACTCTCCAGAACTTCCGCACCGGCACTGATAAGCTCCTCAAGTACATCACTAACAG TTGCAGAGGAATCAAACGCCTAACTTTGGCGAATTGCGTGAAAATAACAGATGAGGGGTTGAGGGAAGTAGCTTCCAAACTTCCGTTGTTGGAGGACCTTGGCATTTCACACGGCTCAGTCTCGCAAAAAACCGTGGAAGTAATTGGGAAATCTTGCCCTCTTTTGAAATCATTGAGATAG
- the LOC133728457 gene encoding F-box protein SKIP19-like isoform X2, which produces MEESKKRRKVESESSSATAQGRRDLTELPDDVTAWILVLSNPKAIDILKEYQMVCKTWRRVCCNYSILWRTIDIDFRHKKGKLDSVLKMCRRAVDRSSGTLVVLTLQNFRTGTDKLLKYITNR; this is translated from the exons ATGGAAGAGTCTAAGAAGAGAAGAAAGGTAGAGTCAGAGTCTTCCTCTGCAACGGCCCAGGGCCGCCGAGACTTAACGGAGCTCCCGGACGACGTTACGGCGTGGATACTAGTACTGTCAAATCCGAAAGCAATTGATATCCTAAAAGAGTATCAGATGGTCTGCAAGACGTGGCGTAGAGTTTGCTGCAACTACTCTATTCTGTGGCGCACCATCGACATAGATTTCCGTCACAAAAAGGGCAAGTTGGACTCGGTACTGAAGATGTGCCGCCGCGCCGTTGATCGTAGCTCAGGTACTTTGGTTGTTCTTACTCTCCAGAACTTCCGCACCGGCACTGATAAGCTCCTCAAGTACATCACTAACAG ATGA
- the LOC133729161 gene encoding cationic amino acid transporter 1-like, with translation MGASGTEPSGGGEGLKRRGCSCGKNDFLPEESFESWGNYANALRSTPERFKDRFFTRSSDSTELVEVKARSQHEMKKTLNWWDLIWFGLGAVIGAGIFVLTGLEAKEHAGPAVVMSYVVSGVSALLSVFCYTEFAVEIPVAGGSFAYLRVELGDFVAYIAAGNILLEYVIGGAAVARSWTSYFTSLCNQDDSNAFRITVHGWSEDYKYLDPIAIGVIIFICILAVLSTKGSSRLNYVASIVHVIVILFIIIAGLTKADTNNYKDFAPHSARGVFQASAVLFFAYVGFDAVATMAEETKNPARDIPIGLVGSMVITTTLYCLLAVTLCLMVPYQEIDEDAPFSKAFETVGMGWAKYVVAAGALKGMTSVLLVGAVGQARYLTHIARTHMMPPWFAQVDAKTGTPVNATIVMLAATAVIAFFTSLDILANLLSISTLFIFSLVAIALLVRRYYVTGVTTNANRNKLILCIVMILAGAIATSAYWGVSHDWVGYCVTAPIWFLGTLGIWFLVPQARSPKLWGVPLVPWLPSLSIGINIFLLGSIDGASFVRFAVWTVIILVYYIFFGLHASYDTAKDSEAKKLEGGKYETKLEGTKDSGLDGAYSKASTEPAS, from the exons ATGGGGGCGAGCGGAACGGAACCGAGCGGCGGCGGCGAGGGGCTGAAGAGGCGAGGGTGTTCGTGCGGAAAGAACGATTTTCTCCCGGAGGAGTCGTTCGAGAGCTGGGGCAATTACGCCAATGCGCTCCGGTCGACTCCGGAGAGGTTCAAGGACAGGTTCTTCACGCGGTCCTCCGACAGCACCGAGCTGGTGGAGGTGAAGGCGAGGAGCCAGCACGAGATGAAGAAGACGCTCAACTGGTGGGACCTCATCTGGTTCGGGCTCGGAGCCGTCATCGGCGCCGGAATCTTCGTCCTCACTGGACTCGAGGCCAAGGAACACGCCGGACCCGCCGTCGTCATGTCCTACGTCGTCTCCGGCGTCTCCGCCTTGCTCTCTGTTTTCTGTTACACAGAGTTCGCCGTCGAGATTCCCGTTGCAG GCGGCTCATTTGCCTACCTAAGAGTGGAGCTTGGGGACTTCGTGGCCTACATTGCAGCAGGCAACATCCTTCTCGAATATGTCATAGGCGGGGCGGCCGTTGCGCGTTCGTGGACCTCCTACTTCACCTCCCTATGCAACCAGGACGATTCCAATGCTTTCCGAATCACTGTCCACGGTTGGTCGGAGGACTACAAGTACCTGGACCCCATCGCCATTGGGGTTATCATCTTTATCTGCATACTCGCCGTCTTGAGCACAAAGGGCTCCTCGCGCCTCAACTACGTCGCCTCCATAGTCCACGTCATCGTCATTCTCTTCATCATCATAGCAGGTCTCACCAAAGCAGATACTAACAACTACAAGGATTTTGCCCCACATAGTGCTCGCGGCGTGTTCCAAGCCTCGGCAGTTCTCTTCTTCGCATACGTTGGATTTGACGCCGTTGCAACCATGGCCGAAGAGACCAAGAATCCTGCTCGTGACATCCCAATAGGGCTGGTTGGGTCCATGGTGATCACCACCACTCTTTATTGCTTGCTAGCCGTGACACTCTGCCTTATGGTACCGTATCAGGAAATTGATGAGGACGCTCCATTTTCAAAAGCGTTTGAGACAGTTGGTATGGGTTGGGCCAAGTATGTGGTTGCAGCTGGAGCTCTAAAAGGCATGACTAGTGTTTTGCTCGTCGGGGCAGTGGGTCAGGCCCGGTATTTGACCCACATTGCCCGAACCCACATGATGCCCCCATGGTTTGCTCAAGTTGATGCCAAGACAGGTACTCCAGTCAATGCCACAATTGTCATGCTCGCAGCCACAGCTGTAATCGCTTTCTTCACCAGCCTCGACATTCTTGCTAACCTTCTCTCCATTTCTACGCTATTCATCTTCAGCCTCGTTGCCATTGCTCTACTCGTACGCCGTTACTATGTAACCGGCGTGACCACGAATGCAAACAGGAATAAGCTCATACTGTGCATTGTTATGATACTCGCGGGTGCAATTGCCACTTCTGCTTATTGGGGTGTCAGCCATGATTGGGTAGGGTATTGTGTGACGGCTCCTATTTGGTTCTTGGGGACTTTGGGGATTTGGTTTCTTGTTCCGCAAGCAAGGAGTCCAAAGCTTTGGGGGGTGCCATTGGTTCCATGGTTGCCTTCACTTTCGATTGGCATCAACATTTTCTTGCTTGGTTCGATTGATGGTGCTTCTTTTGTCAGGTTTGCAGTATGGACTGTGATTATCTTGGTTTACTACATTTTCTTTGGGTTGCATGCTTCATATGACACAGCAAAAGACTCTGAAGCTAAGAAGCTCGAGGGTGGGAAATACGAGACGAAGCTTGAAGGAACTAAGGACTCTGGTTTGGATGGTGCGTATAGCAAGGCCTCTACAGAACCTGCTAGTTAA